A portion of the Algisphaera agarilytica genome contains these proteins:
- a CDS encoding sulfatase family protein: MIDSKTLRTRRWLRPAWSLGLAAALVSGHSTPAHAEATQVAASEQAKRPNVIFIITDDQKNRELGYLEGEALTPNFDRMAREGVVFEKNYVAASVCSPSRYTCMTGQFASRCELDFFNLQTTEEGVRRVLWNLGFADGQPNLPRVLQANGYRTGFVGKWHINGVGRTYETVPGTDASDPAIAKILKENHDLIAKDIKQFGFDYADGVYRGNLHDDKLLVNTGMDEHNMEWLTQAALNFIEESKDEPFYLYFATTLNHVPDPKISIKADPRISGEGLLDEPITGIMPPRESIYARLKEHGVPEDLADATWLDDGIGAVLSKLEELGIADNTLVIYFNDHGMADQSKGTTYEGGLISPTLAYWPGRIKPQRVSTITQNTDFAPTILDAAGVTPPDDMIIDGKSWLPLVEGKVDHTHTSAYSEIGLVRSVSTPEWKYIAFRVPPSLQRTKAERLAEHKALYAELYEKEPWTRDNPKYAIDPEARYHQMGMGPGGSRFERGQLNPDAAWIDNYFDADQLYHLAVDPKESNNLANDPAYADKLAEMKAILRGYLDDMPDQFDTLLD; the protein is encoded by the coding sequence ATGATTGATAGCAAGACCCTCCGAACCCGCCGTTGGCTGCGCCCCGCATGGTCGCTGGGGTTGGCCGCCGCGCTGGTGTCGGGCCACTCGACACCGGCCCACGCCGAGGCGACCCAAGTTGCGGCTTCGGAACAAGCCAAGCGTCCCAACGTCATCTTCATCATCACCGACGACCAGAAAAACCGTGAGCTGGGCTACCTCGAAGGCGAAGCGCTTACGCCGAACTTCGACCGTATGGCCCGCGAGGGCGTGGTGTTTGAGAAGAACTACGTCGCCGCGAGTGTCTGCTCGCCCAGCCGATACACCTGCATGACCGGCCAGTTCGCCAGCCGGTGCGAGCTGGACTTCTTCAACCTGCAGACGACCGAAGAGGGCGTCCGCCGGGTGCTGTGGAACCTGGGCTTCGCGGACGGACAGCCGAACCTGCCGCGTGTGCTGCAGGCCAACGGCTACCGCACCGGCTTCGTCGGCAAATGGCACATCAACGGCGTGGGCAGGACGTACGAGACCGTCCCCGGAACCGACGCGTCGGACCCCGCCATCGCCAAGATCCTCAAAGAAAACCACGACCTCATCGCCAAAGACATCAAGCAGTTTGGCTTTGACTACGCCGACGGCGTCTACCGCGGCAACCTGCACGATGACAAGCTGCTCGTGAACACCGGCATGGACGAGCACAACATGGAGTGGCTTACCCAAGCGGCGCTGAATTTCATCGAAGAGAGCAAGGACGAGCCGTTCTACCTCTACTTCGCCACGACGCTGAACCACGTGCCCGACCCGAAGATTTCGATCAAGGCCGACCCGCGCATCAGCGGCGAGGGCCTGCTCGACGAGCCGATCACCGGCATCATGCCGCCGCGCGAATCGATCTACGCCCGCCTCAAAGAGCACGGCGTGCCCGAAGACCTCGCCGACGCGACCTGGCTGGACGACGGCATCGGCGCGGTGCTCAGCAAACTCGAAGAGCTCGGCATCGCAGACAACACGCTGGTCATCTACTTCAACGACCACGGCATGGCCGACCAGAGCAAAGGCACAACCTACGAGGGCGGGCTGATCTCGCCGACCCTGGCGTACTGGCCCGGCCGGATCAAGCCCCAGCGCGTGAGCACCATCACGCAGAACACCGACTTCGCCCCGACGATCCTCGACGCCGCGGGCGTGACCCCGCCCGACGACATGATCATCGACGGCAAGAGCTGGCTGCCCCTGGTCGAAGGCAAAGTCGACCACACCCACACCTCGGCCTACTCCGAGATCGGCCTGGTCCGTTCGGTCAGCACGCCCGAGTGGAAGTACATCGCCTTCCGCGTGCCCCCGAGCCTGCAACGCACCAAGGCCGAGCGTTTGGCGGAGCACAAAGCGCTATACGCCGAGCTCTACGAGAAAGAGCCCTGGACCCGCGACAACCCGAAGTACGCGATCGACCCCGAAGCGCGCTACCACCAGATGGGCATGGGCCCCGGCGGCAGCCGTTTCGAGCGTGGCCAGCTCAACCCCGACGCCGCGTGGATCGACAACTACTTCGACGCCGACCAGCTCTACCACCTCGCGGTGGACCCAAAGGAGAGCAACAACCTCGCGAACGACCCGGCCTACGCCGACAAGCTCGCCGAGATGAAAGCGATCCTCCGCGGCTACCTCGATGACATGCCCGACCAGTTCGATACGCTGCTCGATTGA
- a CDS encoding cellulase family glycosylhydrolase translates to MKIALACLVSSACLASSLVAEPVVLTVDPTSVRSIGGITTLEREKYIVIHASPDDGDTDDEKFRYIEEELEAHFGRDGGIQTGQLQATPADPDNPGMPDVERMRRAGAEFQAERAKRPFRFRPEVLREVVLCTHPEYMMGLVSNDAAEFGPKTPEAAAEFCAQFLKYYYTDESRPQYYEVFNEPFIKADKLGTTARAMAEQHVTTARRIREVLPNDDIMIGGYSAAWAEVEARNFEHWNGWQKMFMDVAGEEMDFFSIHLYDGVNVKGTHAERTGSNVLANMDLIDAYSYIKFGVAKPQSITEYGRIIQHDRDKNWPNRLRRETALIGSFNGMLMMYLEHPDRLIKTVPYILGVAEWTYSFPGGMFSSEEAPSGFLLYRRSGENYVLTGLELFYRFWKGVHGERRIASADDPDIRTHYFADGLRHTVVLHNMDTEQRTVKLQGFDELDIARVSLRTLGSRNGAPLLGEQVLYGLPDEIEIGVAEAAAVIIDLKKPFEAEQTVTETRVYAETYLQAIEADQPIEFTYKNVPTGEGDATLRLSIGRVPGLSLQPEVWVNSTAVEVPTDWAGGTQEGRPTFFGMIPVPVPAEALAENTTVKLVFPDSGGKVASAVLQTNLVSKD, encoded by the coding sequence ATGAAAATTGCTCTTGCCTGCCTCGTGTCCTCGGCGTGTTTGGCCTCTTCGCTGGTGGCCGAACCCGTGGTGCTCACGGTCGACCCGACCTCGGTCCGTTCCATCGGCGGCATCACGACGCTGGAGCGTGAGAAGTACATCGTGATCCACGCCTCGCCGGACGATGGCGACACCGACGATGAGAAGTTCCGCTACATCGAAGAAGAACTCGAAGCCCACTTCGGGCGCGACGGAGGTATCCAAACGGGGCAGCTTCAAGCCACTCCCGCCGACCCGGACAACCCGGGCATGCCCGACGTGGAACGCATGCGTCGCGCCGGAGCCGAGTTCCAGGCCGAGCGTGCCAAACGGCCATTCCGATTCCGCCCCGAGGTGCTGCGCGAGGTCGTGCTGTGCACGCACCCCGAGTACATGATGGGGCTGGTGTCCAACGACGCCGCCGAGTTCGGACCGAAGACCCCCGAGGCCGCCGCCGAATTCTGCGCCCAGTTCCTCAAGTATTACTACACCGACGAGTCTCGGCCTCAGTACTACGAAGTCTTCAACGAGCCTTTCATCAAAGCCGACAAGCTCGGCACCACCGCGCGGGCGATGGCCGAGCAACATGTCACGACCGCCCGTCGGATCCGCGAGGTGCTGCCGAACGACGACATCATGATCGGCGGCTACTCCGCGGCCTGGGCCGAGGTCGAGGCGCGCAACTTTGAACACTGGAACGGCTGGCAGAAAATGTTCATGGACGTCGCCGGCGAAGAGATGGATTTCTTCTCCATCCACCTCTACGACGGGGTCAACGTTAAGGGCACCCACGCCGAACGCACCGGCAGCAACGTCCTGGCGAACATGGACCTCATCGACGCCTACAGCTACATCAAGTTTGGCGTCGCCAAGCCGCAGTCCATCACCGAATACGGCCGCATCATCCAGCACGACCGCGATAAGAACTGGCCCAACCGCCTGCGTCGCGAGACGGCCCTGATCGGCTCGTTCAACGGCATGCTCATGATGTACCTCGAGCACCCCGACCGGTTAATCAAAACCGTGCCGTACATTCTCGGTGTCGCCGAGTGGACGTACAGCTTCCCCGGCGGCATGTTCAGCAGCGAAGAAGCCCCGTCCGGTTTCCTGCTGTACCGCCGGTCCGGCGAAAACTACGTGCTCACCGGGCTGGAGCTGTTCTACCGTTTCTGGAAAGGCGTCCATGGCGAGCGTCGCATCGCCTCGGCCGACGACCCCGATATCCGCACGCACTACTTCGCGGACGGCCTGCGCCACACCGTCGTGCTGCACAACATGGACACCGAGCAGCGCACGGTGAAGCTACAGGGCTTCGACGAGCTCGACATCGCCCGTGTGAGCCTGCGGACGCTGGGGTCGCGCAACGGTGCCCCGCTGCTGGGCGAGCAGGTGCTGTACGGCCTGCCCGATGAGATCGAGATCGGCGTCGCCGAGGCGGCGGCGGTGATCATCGACCTCAAGAAACCTTTCGAGGCCGAGCAGACCGTGACCGAGACCCGCGTGTACGCCGAGACCTATCTCCAAGCGATCGAGGCGGACCAGCCTATCGAGTTCACCTACAAAAACGTCCCGACCGGCGAGGGCGACGCCACGCTGCGGCTGAGCATCGGCCGGGTGCCGGGGCTGTCGCTCCAGCCCGAGGTCTGGGTCAACAGCACCGCCGTCGAGGTGCCCACCGACTGGGCCGGCGGCACACAGGAAGGCCGGCCGACGTTCTTCGGCATGATCCCCGTGCCCGTCCCCGCCGAGGCGCTCGCGGAAAACACCACGGTCAAGCTCGTCTTCCCCGACAGCGGCGGCAAGGTCGCCAGCGCGGTGTTGCAAACGAATCTGGTTTCGAAAGACTGA
- a CDS encoding glycoside hydrolase family protein, protein MSTPANLPVSDFMTRLEPVGRVLEDPDYNVWCCSPILGEDGRTHLFYARWPNAADHVGWITVSEIAHAVADQPEGPYTTTGTVLAGRGGDHWDAHTIHNPAVFKIDGGYVMYYIGNREPNVETLRTGAAFAESLDGPWERMDEPLIPGGEHPDDLDSAYACNPVMAQHPDGRYMLYYQGMSLTEWRYDIELRQLKPGTGMVGTKANRRGLLATATDPRGPYTLYPGNPIIDLNRYGNHNPQCEDPTVWYEDGKFHMLARDMGVVNHEVGLYFSSDDGVHWSDPQLGFEAMSHYVDEAPNGLDREGRMERPQVLLGADGRPTHLFGAFRGGKYNTSSAFVFRIKP, encoded by the coding sequence ATGTCCACACCCGCCAACCTCCCCGTATCCGACTTCATGACCCGGCTCGAACCGGTCGGGCGCGTCCTCGAAGACCCGGACTACAACGTCTGGTGCTGTTCGCCCATCCTGGGTGAAGACGGCCGGACGCATCTGTTCTACGCCCGCTGGCCCAACGCCGCGGATCATGTGGGCTGGATCACCGTAAGCGAGATCGCCCACGCCGTGGCCGACCAACCCGAAGGCCCCTACACCACCACCGGCACCGTGCTGGCCGGTCGGGGGGGTGACCACTGGGACGCCCACACCATCCACAACCCCGCGGTCTTCAAGATCGACGGCGGGTACGTCATGTACTACATCGGCAACCGCGAGCCCAACGTCGAAACGCTGCGCACCGGTGCCGCGTTTGCCGAGTCGCTCGACGGGCCATGGGAACGCATGGACGAGCCGCTCATCCCCGGCGGCGAACACCCCGACGACCTCGACAGCGCTTACGCCTGCAACCCCGTCATGGCCCAACACCCCGACGGGCGCTACATGCTCTACTACCAGGGCATGAGCCTGACCGAGTGGCGCTACGACATCGAGCTGCGACAACTCAAGCCCGGCACCGGCATGGTCGGCACCAAGGCCAACCGCCGCGGCCTGCTCGCCACCGCGACCGACCCCCGCGGGCCTTACACCCTGTACCCCGGCAACCCGATTATCGACCTCAACCGCTACGGCAACCACAACCCGCAGTGCGAAGACCCGACCGTGTGGTATGAGGATGGCAAGTTCCACATGCTGGCCCGCGACATGGGCGTGGTGAACCACGAGGTCGGGCTGTACTTCTCCTCCGACGACGGCGTCCACTGGTCCGACCCGCAGCTCGGCTTCGAGGCGATGTCGCATTACGTCGATGAAGCGCCCAACGGCCTGGACCGCGAGGGCCGCATGGAACGCCCGCAGGTGTTGCTCGGCGCCGACGGCCGGCCTACGCACCTCTTCGGCGCATTCCGCGGCGGGAAGTACAACACGTCGTCCGCTTTTGTGTTCCGGATCAAGCCGTAA